CTTGATATGGACAGCATTGGTATCCCCAAAGAGGTTATGAAGGTTGCCCATGATCTCTTGATAGGCACCTCCCAAAAACATCCCCAGAACGTAGGGTTGATTGGGTTTTAACGGATGGAGTTCTAAGGTTGATTTGACATCCAACAAATCAATAAAGCGATCGATCTTGCCATCGCTGTCACAGGTCAAATCTGCCAGCGTCACCCGCTGACTTGGCTCTTCATTCAAGCGATGAATCGGCATAATTGGGAAGAGTTGATCGATCGCCCAAGTATCAGGAGCCGACTGGAAGACCGACAGGTTGACGTAATAAATCGACGCCATCACCCGCTCAAGATCTTCTAAGTCTTCTGGGATGCGATCGAGTTGCTGCAGAAGCTCTTGAATGCGATGGCAACAGCTCCAAAATAGTCGTTCTGCTTTGGCCCGTTCTGTCAGGCTCAAGTAGCCCAAGCGGAAGGCCGAAACGGCATCTTCCTTGAGCTTGAAGGCATCGTGGTAGCACTCTTGCAGATTGTCAGGCGCGATCGCTTCCAGCACTTCATAGAGCGTGCGAACGATCGCTGAGTCTGCTTCCTGTGGCGGCTCACTCTCCGATCGCGGCACTTCGCTACTGCCCAGCACATCAAAGACCAACACCGATTGATGCGAGGCGATCGCCCGTCCACTCTCGCTGATCAAGGTTGGAACTGCGAGATGATGCACCTGACAGGCATCTTTAATCGTGGCGACGACATCGTTGGCATAGGTCTGCATGTTGTAGTTTTTGGAGGCATGAAAGTTCGTCTTCGAACCGTCATAGTCCACGCCTAAACCACCGCCGACATCGAGGTAGCGCATGTCGGCGCCAAGCGCCGCAAGCTGCACATAGATCTGGGCAGCTTCTTGAATCGCGTCCTTGAGCACGCTGATATCGGAAATCTGTGAGCCGATATGGAAGTGCAGCAACTGTAAGCAGTGCAGGAGGTTAGCCGCTTGGAGTTTCTCGACTGCTGCCACAATTTCCGGCATGGTCAAGCCAAACTTGGCGCGATCGCCAGCGGAACTGCCCCAGCGCCCCATCCCTCTGGCATTGAGCTTGGCACGAACCCCGAGAATCGGCTCAATTCCTAAACGCTGACTAGCCGCGATCGCCAGATCAACTTCTTCAAGCTGCTCAATGACCAGAATGGGCGTCTTGCCCAAGCGCCGTCCCAGAATTGCGGTTTCAATATAGTCCCGATCCTTATAGCCGTTGCAGATCAACAGCGCTCCGGGTGTATCCAGATGTGCCAGAGCAATCAATAACTCTGGCTTCGAACCGGCTTCCAGACCAAATTGAAAGGGCTGACCATAACTGACGAGACTTTCAATCAGGTGGCGTTGCTGGTTGCATTTGACTGGGAAAACGCCACGATACTCACCGGCATAGTTATAGCGAGCGATCGCCTTAGCAAAGCAGGCATTTAAGCGCTCGATGCGATCTTCCAAAATGTCAGGAAAGCGGATCAGCAAGGGTAGGTTCAGTCCCCTTCGCCGCAGTGCCTCTACCAATTCATAGAGATCGAGAGAACCGCCGCGATCGCCTTGGGGGGAAACGGTGATGTGACCGGCTGCGTTGATGCCAAAGTAGGGCTCGCCCCAGCCTTGAATTCGATAAAGCGATTCGCTGTCTTCAATGCGCCACTGCTGCGACTCAACAGCTACCGCTAGGGGCGCGATCGCCGTTTGTTCAGCCGCCATGAGTCTCTCCACCAATGCCCTGCTAGTCTAGCCTGCAGCTCACATTTC
The sequence above is a segment of the Synechococcus elongatus PCC 11801 genome. Coding sequences within it:
- the speA gene encoding biosynthetic arginine decarboxylase; this translates as MAAEQTAIAPLAVAVESQQWRIEDSESLYRIQGWGEPYFGINAAGHITVSPQGDRGGSLDLYELVEALRRRGLNLPLLIRFPDILEDRIERLNACFAKAIARYNYAGEYRGVFPVKCNQQRHLIESLVSYGQPFQFGLEAGSKPELLIALAHLDTPGALLICNGYKDRDYIETAILGRRLGKTPILVIEQLEEVDLAIAASQRLGIEPILGVRAKLNARGMGRWGSSAGDRAKFGLTMPEIVAAVEKLQAANLLHCLQLLHFHIGSQISDISVLKDAIQEAAQIYVQLAALGADMRYLDVGGGLGVDYDGSKTNFHASKNYNMQTYANDVVATIKDACQVHHLAVPTLISESGRAIASHQSVLVFDVLGSSEVPRSESEPPQEADSAIVRTLYEVLEAIAPDNLQECYHDAFKLKEDAVSAFRLGYLSLTERAKAERLFWSCCHRIQELLQQLDRIPEDLEDLERVMASIYYVNLSVFQSAPDTWAIDQLFPIMPIHRLNEEPSQRVTLADLTCDSDGKIDRFIDLLDVKSTLELHPLKPNQPYVLGMFLGGAYQEIMGNLHNLFGDTNAVHIKLTPKGYSIEHVVKGDTMAEVLGYVQYDAEQLLERLRQQAEAALQQDQISLDESQRLLRNYEESLQRYTYLSLR